A region of the Candidatus Poribacteria bacterium genome:
CAGACGTCGATTATGTCCACGTCGGCCTTCTCGATCAACTCATCGGCTTCCTCGAAGGTCTCCGCGCCGAGCGGCTCAGCCACCTTCTGAGCGGCATCCCTCCTCTTATCGGCTATAGCGACCACTTTGACGTCGGGGATTTGAGAATAACAGCCGGCGTGCATTCCCCCCATCGTCCCCGCGCCCAATATGCCAACTTTAATCATCGGTTCACCTCCTCAGATCGAATTGAGATATTCCAAGCCGACCTTAGGATTTTGCACACATGAGATCGGCAGGCCGGCGCTCAGATTCCCGAAGCATTTTTCAGAACACTTAGCGCATTTGACTATCTCATCCATGCGATTCTCTTTAACCTTCATCGGCAGATACGGATCGGCGATCAATCCCCGTCCGACGGCGACGAGATCGCACTTTCCATCCCTGAGCGCCCTTTCCGCCATCTCCGGATCCTCCATCCCACCGACGGCTATGACGGGTATGCTGAGGGCGGATTTGATAGCGGCGGCAAGGTCCGCATGTTCTCCGCCCTTACTCGTGCTGGGAGATATATCTATCACATCCAACCCCGCTCTCTCGAGCTCAAGGGCGAACCGGATGCTCTCCTCAAGCGTATAACCCATCCCGACGGGCGTGTGACGATAGAGGATCAGAGCGTCCGGATCTAAGCTCTCTCTGATCGATCTGACGATCTCCAACCCCAGCCGCATCCGATTCTCGAGCGAGCCGCCGTATTCGTCCGTCCGCCTGTTACGCTCAGGCGAGAAGAACTGGTTGAGGAAAAAACCGTGGGCGCCGTGAGGTTCCACGCCGTCGAAACCAGCCTCACGGGCTTTGAGGGCCGCGTAGACGAATTTCCTTTTCAACCTGCCGATCTGCTCCTTTGTGAGCTCCGTCGGATTCGTCTCCCGGCAGTCGAAGACATCACCGTGGAAGAGCTGTATCGCTATGGCCGCTCCCTCCTTATGAGCGGCGTCGACCAGATGGCTCAACCCCTTAAGGAAAAAGTGATAGGAGAACCTATCCACATGGGTTG
Encoded here:
- a CDS encoding NADH:flavin oxidoreductase encodes the protein MLFEPLKIRNLTLRNRYVMPPMVTNMCVTSGQAIAYYRERARGGVGLVIVEATHVDRFSYHFFLKGLSHLVDAAHKEGAAIAIQLFHGDVFDCRETNPTELTKEQIGRLKRKFVYAALKAREAGFDGVEPHGAHGFFLNQFFSPERNRRTDEYGGSLENRMRLGLEIVRSIRESLDPDALILYRHTPVGMGYTLEESIRFALELERAGLDVIDISPSTSKGGEHADLAAAIKSALSIPVIAVGGMEDPEMAERALRDGKCDLVAVGRGLIADPYLPMKVKENRMDEIVKCAKCSEKCFGNLSAGLPISCVQNPKVGLEYLNSI